The Amorphus orientalis genomic interval ATGACCGAGCGGCTGGCGCATCTGCATCATCAGGTCGATGCAGCCGCGGATCATGCCGGTGGTCATGCCCGCCTGGAGCAGGATGAAGCCCGCGCGGATCTTCGGCAGGTAGTCGTCGATCGGATCGGCCAGCACGCGACTGTCGGGGATGAAGGCCTTGCGGAACTGCACGGCGAATGTGCGGGTGCCTTCCAGCGCCACGAAGTGCTCGTTCTGGACGATGCGCACGCCTTCGCCGGAGCAGTCCGCGACCGCCATGACTTTCTTGTCACCGTCGCCCGGCACGGCAAACACGATGCCCAGATAGTGGTCGTCGCCGAGATTGGAGACCCAGGGCAGGACGCCGGTCACCGCGTAGCCGCCCTCGACCCGCTCTGCCTTCAGCTTCAGCTTCTCGATCCCGTAGAAGCTCTTCATCGGGTTCGACAGGCCGGTACCGCCGAGGATCTCGCCGACCGCGACGCCCGGTCCGAGCTCGTCCCTGAGCGCCGTGTTCTCGGAATTGAAGATGTACCAGCCGAGCGCGTCCTGGCACCACATGCAGAACGAGGTCGACAGGCAGTGCTCGCCGGCGATCGCCATGGCCTCGATGGAGGTGACGAGATCCGGGACCTGGCCGTCGAGGCCGGGCAGGTGGCTGCGATAGGCGCCGGCTTCGCCGAAAGCGCGGATGGTCTCTTCCGGGTAAAGGCCGTCATGGTCGATCGCCTGCACCTGCGGAGCGAGCTCCCTGGTGGCAATCTCCCTGACGGAGGAGAGAATGCCGGCCGGACCGGCCAGCACGGCGGGGCTCTGGGCAGCCTCGGGAAGTGTGAGCTCAGGGGTCATGGCGGTGTCCATCTGGTGGGGCCTGGTGGCGACCGTGCCGGCGGCGCTGCCGGCACGGCCCTGTCGGCGCGCGCTCAGGCGGCGGTGGCGACCATGTTCACCGGGCGCTTGAAGGTGTTGAACACCGGCGACCACTGGCAGACGTGCTCGATGAGCGCGTCGATCTCCTGCTGCGGACAGTCGGCCTTCAGGTGCACCTTGATGCGCACGTCGGTGAACCCGACCGGCTTCTCGGTGACGTCGCCCGTGCCCCAAACCGCGGTGATGTTGAGATCGCCCTCAAGCTCCAGCTCGAGGCTCTCGATGGTGATGCCGCGATGAATGGCGTTGGCGTGCAGGCCGACGGCGATGCAGGACCCGAGCGCGGCCAGCGAGGCCTCCGACGGGTTCGGCGCGGTGTCGTCGCCGAGCAGGCCGGGCGGCTCGTCCACGATGTAGGGCTCGAGATCGCGGATATAGTTGGCGTGCCGGAAGCGGCCTTCAGCCACTGTCTTGCACTTGAGCGTCTTGACCGCCTTCGGGTCAGCCTTGCCCTTGGCGATGAGGTCCTCCAGACCCGCTTTATCGATCGGGGCCAGGCAGCCTGTGAGGGCCGTTGCGGGTTCCGACATTGTCGTCTCCTTCTTTGACGTATGGACGAAGCGTCCGTTCAGCGCTCGCGCACCCAGTTCAGCCGGCGGATGGCGAGCTGAAGCAGGCTGTCGAGCGTGAAGCCGATGAAACCGATGATGAGGACGGTGGCCGCGAGCCGGTCGTAGGAGAGCGTGTCGCGGGCATCGTTGATGGCGTAGCCGAGGCCGG includes:
- a CDS encoding acyl-CoA dehydrogenase family protein, coding for MTPELTLPEAAQSPAVLAGPAGILSSVREIATRELAPQVQAIDHDGLYPEETIRAFGEAGAYRSHLPGLDGQVPDLVTSIEAMAIAGEHCLSTSFCMWCQDALGWYIFNSENTALRDELGPGVAVGEILGGTGLSNPMKSFYGIEKLKLKAERVEGGYAVTGVLPWVSNLGDDHYLGIVFAVPGDGDKKVMAVADCSGEGVRIVQNEHFVALEGTRTFAVQFRKAFIPDSRVLADPIDDYLPKIRAGFILLQAGMTTGMIRGCIDLMMQMRQPLGHVNCYLPDQPEAFSETLAEMQETVAKLAATPFEPGKDYLVEVIRARLAAGEVAVQAAHNAMLHCGARGYVSEGAAQRRLREAYFCAIVTPATKQLRKMLADLGAA
- a CDS encoding OsmC family protein, encoding MSEPATALTGCLAPIDKAGLEDLIAKGKADPKAVKTLKCKTVAEGRFRHANYIRDLEPYIVDEPPGLLGDDTAPNPSEASLAALGSCIAVGLHANAIHRGITIESLELELEGDLNITAVWGTGDVTEKPVGFTDVRIKVHLKADCPQQEIDALIEHVCQWSPVFNTFKRPVNMVATAA